The genomic interval GCAGATTCAGCATGCTTACAGTGGTGCTGAAATCGCGTTGTGGGACGTTATTGGGCAGCAGTTAAATAAACCCGTCTACCGCCTCCTCGCCGAGATGTCAGGAACATCTGAGACAGCACACCCTAAACTGCCGTATGCATCTGTCCTTTTTGGCGACACCCCGGAAGCAACCCATCGCATAGCGACAAGGCTCCGTGAACAGGGGTACCGTGCTGCGAAGTTCGGTTGGGGACCGATGGGAAGATTCGGTGAGGCAAACGACATCGCACTTGTGCGTGCTGCGCGTGAAGGCATGGGAACAGAAGCACAGATTATGATTGATGCCGGCGTTGTCTGGGGGAGTGACCACGAAACGGCTTACCAGCGTGCTGAGGCATTCTCGCAGTTTTCCCCGACATGGCTGGAGGAACCGCTTGCTCCCGATGCAGTCGATGCCTACGGTGCGCTAACGCGTCGGAATCCGTCTGTTCGTATCGCAGCAGGCGAAGGATCGAACACCTACCGGATGGCAGAAGATATTATCGTATACGGTGGCATTGCGTTCGTGCAGATTGACGCGGGACGCATCGGTGGAATTCTGCCTTCTTTTCAGGTTCGTCAACTCGCGGAGCGGCATGGTATCCAGTACGTCAACCACACGTTTAAGAGCCACCTGAGTCTTGCGGCGGCACTTCACGTCTTTGCAACGAACCCTGATTTCAATCTATTAGAATACCCAGCGGCGGGATCGGAATTGTCGCAGCGGTTGGTAGCGGAACCGTTCCACGTTGAATCCGATGGCAGGGTTCGGGTAAAGGAATTACCCGGACTCGGTGTCCGTGTAGATACGGAAGCAATTCGCCCGTATTTAGCACCAGTCCGAATTGACGTAGGGACAGACACGGTTTTTGAACAGAGAAGTTTGTAGACAGGTTCACGCAATCAATAGCCTCCTACTACCAACGCGTGTGTTTGTAGTAGCACGATTCATCGCACGTTTTAAATACGTGTTGACGGGCAATGAATGGTTTCCCTACTACAAACCATAGGAAAGAAGAAAAATTATTTCAGAATGAGCATCTTCCGCGTAGCAGTGAAATCACCTGCTGTTAGTGTATAGAAATATGCGC from Candidatus Poribacteria bacterium carries:
- a CDS encoding mandelate racemase/muconate lactonizing enzyme family protein, with amino-acid sequence MKITAVDPFYLRMPDITTAADGTQDTLLVRIQTDTGLEGWGECDASPLVSLAVYCCPMSHGNIINIRTSLIGETLEGPDDVLRLSDKTLRNGLDIQQIQHAYSGAEIALWDVIGQQLNKPVYRLLAEMSGTSETAHPKLPYASVLFGDTPEATHRIATRLREQGYRAAKFGWGPMGRFGEANDIALVRAAREGMGTEAQIMIDAGVVWGSDHETAYQRAEAFSQFSPTWLEEPLAPDAVDAYGALTRRNPSVRIAAGEGSNTYRMAEDIIVYGGIAFVQIDAGRIGGILPSFQVRQLAERHGIQYVNHTFKSHLSLAAALHVFATNPDFNLLEYPAAGSELSQRLVAEPFHVESDGRVRVKELPGLGVRVDTEAIRPYLAPVRIDVGTDTVFEQRSL